The Brevibacillus brevis genome contains a region encoding:
- the spoIIAA gene encoding anti-sigma F factor antagonist, with protein MSLRVAMETRQDVLVIRLQGELDHHTAEELRKKADDLLRSSTIRHIVLSLADLTFMDSSGIGVILGRYKQISARSGEMYVCSINPTIYRIFEMSGLFKVIKFRENEADALHVLGVA; from the coding sequence ATGAGTTTACGAGTTGCGATGGAGACACGGCAGGACGTGCTGGTGATCCGTTTGCAGGGGGAGCTGGATCATCATACGGCAGAGGAGTTGCGTAAGAAGGCGGATGACCTTCTGCGTAGCTCTACTATACGCCATATTGTGCTGAGTCTGGCTGATTTGACGTTTATGGACAGCTCTGGTATCGGGGTTATTTTGGGAAGATACAAGCAGATTTCTGCCCGATCTGGAGAAATGTACGTCTGCTCGATCAATCCTACGATCTATCGAATATTTGAGATGTCCGGGTTATTCAAGGTGATCAAGTTTCGCGAAAACGAAGCGGATGCTTTGCATGTTCTGGGGGTGGCGTAA
- a CDS encoding D-alanyl-D-alanine carboxypeptidase family protein, producing the protein MKRNGYLALCFVMCFTIFSPMAIAKEKAGQQKGDNHFAPQASSAVMIEADTGSVLYEKNANEKMPPASITKVMTMLLIMEAVERGELKLTDKVRTSERAASMGGSQIFLQPGEEMTVEDMLKGIAIASGNDASVAMAEHLAGTEESFVARMNERAQQLGMKNTHFVNSNGLPAENHYSSAADIAIMSRELLKHEGITKFTGTYQDYLRKDTESPFWLVNTNKLVRFYEGVDGLKTGYTGEAKYCLTATAKRNNMRVIAVVMGEPDVKTRNNEVSTMFNYAFTHFQVMPMYKKGEPVRTLVVDKGQKPQINAVTPHAVSLLMKKGESADTFQKEIVINEAVQAPIAKDQIIGHIFIRTKDGKEVNRIDLFPEDQVDKANMWEILKRTTKSVLISY; encoded by the coding sequence ATGAAACGGAATGGATACCTCGCTCTATGCTTCGTTATGTGCTTTACCATCTTTTCTCCGATGGCGATTGCCAAAGAAAAGGCTGGACAGCAAAAGGGTGACAATCATTTTGCCCCACAAGCGTCATCCGCAGTGATGATCGAAGCGGATACGGGATCAGTCTTGTATGAAAAGAACGCCAATGAAAAAATGCCACCCGCCAGTATCACCAAAGTAATGACCATGCTTTTGATCATGGAAGCGGTGGAGCGGGGAGAGCTTAAGCTTACCGATAAGGTTCGAACGAGTGAAAGAGCAGCATCGATGGGCGGGTCGCAAATTTTTTTACAGCCCGGTGAAGAGATGACGGTAGAGGACATGTTGAAAGGGATTGCGATTGCTTCTGGGAATGATGCCTCAGTAGCGATGGCTGAGCACTTGGCTGGGACAGAAGAGAGTTTTGTTGCGCGAATGAATGAACGCGCACAACAGCTCGGCATGAAAAATACGCATTTTGTCAACTCGAATGGACTTCCTGCCGAGAATCACTACTCTTCCGCAGCCGACATTGCGATCATGTCACGTGAGCTCTTAAAGCATGAAGGCATCACCAAGTTTACCGGTACGTATCAAGACTATTTGCGAAAAGATACAGAGAGCCCCTTCTGGCTTGTGAATACGAACAAGCTGGTGCGTTTTTATGAAGGGGTGGACGGTTTGAAGACAGGGTACACAGGGGAAGCGAAATACTGTTTAACAGCGACTGCCAAACGCAACAACATGCGTGTCATTGCAGTCGTCATGGGTGAGCCTGATGTAAAAACGCGCAATAATGAAGTATCGACTATGTTCAATTACGCATTTACACACTTTCAGGTGATGCCGATGTACAAAAAGGGAGAACCTGTACGCACACTCGTTGTGGATAAAGGTCAGAAACCGCAAATCAACGCGGTGACACCACATGCAGTTAGTTTGTTGATGAAAAAAGGAGAATCGGCCGATACCTTCCAGAAGGAAATTGTCATCAATGAGGCGGTTCAAGCACCTATAGCAAAGGACCAAATAATCGGCCACATTTTCATCCGCACGAAAGATGGCAAAGAAGTAAATCGAATCGATCTGTTCCCGGAAGATCAGGTAGATAAAGCCAACATGTGGGAGATTCTCAAGCGAACCACCAAGAGCGTTTTGATTAGCTACTGA
- a CDS encoding methyl-accepting chemotaxis protein has product MSKFLSPRWKKKEGISNLIKKVNLTSQVATEKLKGSLATKMIVFGLILVLIIIGSLQYIALSFSKSTLFSITSNQAKMLADQHANSMEDDIKAIVNSTKSAATKRVMMTELQPLIMEQFTLLRQAHKEVSRIYLIDTATGKSLYSLTGTNEIDFKQKQYFQRALTTKSLVISDEEIVEGSNKSFLYIATPVGEKADDTSRLFVVGFTIDQMIQKIPEISFMENGYAFVVRQDGLVVAHQNPNNNNKLVLAGDKDYEEMLSLMQHETSNSLLYSDHGIDSFAAFAPIPMLKWNVVLSTGTDEVYGEVDGMWLYFVLFSLPIIGLSVWAIWWFAKRIRLSLFAIARDMDQIGAGHFNINVKVNGNDELAMVGRKMNEMAAELRKLIALVQGQATQLNVATDELTLFAQENKGAINVITDNISTIAQRVSTQTNEVQATANTVSEISEGVEQVAVAAESTSVATTRTFERAQGGMELVENVINTVRRATNEVERTAGQMHSLRERAREITSIVEMITSIASQTNLLALNAAIEAARAGDAGRGFSVVASEVRKLAEESSSFSERIAAIAHSINDEAMDMSKHMDEIVTMVSGGLQSVESVGSAFQNIVAEIQSAAEQSESMTATSEEMAAGNQVVTNSMQRLATMSDEISESISGVVETVDEQLNSIARINENVEQLKKMADELTQNVSRFVI; this is encoded by the coding sequence ATGAGTAAATTTTTGTCGCCACGATGGAAAAAGAAGGAGGGAATTTCGAATCTGATAAAAAAAGTAAACCTGACTAGCCAAGTAGCAACGGAAAAGCTAAAAGGATCTCTTGCTACAAAAATGATTGTGTTTGGTCTAATTCTTGTACTTATTATTATCGGTTCTTTGCAATACATAGCCCTTTCCTTCTCGAAATCAACGCTGTTTAGCATTACCTCTAACCAGGCGAAAATGCTGGCTGACCAGCATGCGAATAGCATGGAAGATGACATAAAAGCGATTGTAAACTCCACCAAATCGGCGGCAACCAAGCGTGTGATGATGACAGAGCTGCAGCCGCTTATCATGGAGCAGTTTACTCTATTGCGCCAGGCGCATAAAGAAGTATCCAGAATCTATTTGATTGACACGGCTACCGGGAAATCGCTGTATTCCTTGACCGGGACAAATGAGATTGACTTCAAGCAAAAGCAATACTTCCAAAGAGCACTAACCACGAAATCCTTGGTCATTTCTGATGAAGAAATCGTTGAAGGCAGCAACAAGAGTTTTCTTTATATTGCGACACCCGTAGGCGAAAAAGCCGATGATACGAGCCGATTGTTCGTTGTTGGCTTTACGATTGACCAAATGATTCAAAAGATTCCTGAGATCTCTTTCATGGAGAATGGCTACGCATTTGTTGTTCGACAAGATGGTTTGGTTGTGGCCCATCAAAATCCGAATAACAACAACAAGCTCGTGCTGGCAGGTGACAAAGATTATGAAGAGATGCTATCCCTGATGCAGCATGAGACAAGTAACAGCTTACTGTACTCGGATCATGGAATTGATTCGTTTGCAGCGTTCGCACCGATCCCGATGTTGAAATGGAATGTGGTTTTGTCCACGGGAACCGACGAGGTGTATGGTGAAGTGGACGGAATGTGGCTGTATTTCGTGCTCTTCAGCTTGCCGATCATCGGACTCTCGGTTTGGGCGATCTGGTGGTTTGCGAAGCGGATTCGACTGTCCCTGTTCGCGATAGCCCGGGATATGGATCAAATCGGCGCCGGACATTTTAATATCAACGTAAAGGTAAACGGCAATGACGAGCTGGCTATGGTTGGCCGCAAAATGAATGAGATGGCTGCTGAACTCCGCAAGCTGATTGCCCTTGTACAGGGACAAGCTACACAGCTGAACGTAGCGACAGATGAGCTGACGCTGTTTGCGCAAGAGAACAAAGGAGCCATTAACGTCATTACGGATAATATCTCAACCATCGCCCAACGCGTTTCTACGCAGACGAATGAAGTGCAGGCGACGGCCAATACCGTCTCGGAAATATCGGAAGGCGTTGAACAGGTGGCTGTAGCTGCCGAATCTACATCGGTAGCCACAACTCGTACGTTTGAGAGAGCGCAAGGCGGAATGGAGTTAGTGGAGAACGTAATCAATACGGTAAGACGCGCGACTAATGAGGTAGAACGTACTGCTGGGCAAATGCACAGTCTTCGTGAGCGGGCTCGTGAAATTACAAGTATCGTCGAAATGATTACGAGTATTGCATCGCAAACGAATTTGTTGGCGTTGAATGCAGCCATTGAGGCAGCCCGTGCTGGAGATGCTGGACGAGGCTTCTCGGTTGTAGCCAGTGAGGTTCGCAAGCTCGCAGAGGAAAGCAGCTCCTTCTCTGAGCGTATCGCTGCCATTGCCCATTCGATCAATGATGAGGCAATGGATATGAGCAAGCATATGGACGAGATCGTTACAATGGTGAGTGGAGGCTTGCAATCTGTAGAGTCTGTAGGTTCTGCTTTCCAAAATATCGTGGCAGAGATTCAATCGGCTGCAGAGCAAAGCGAATCGATGACGGCGACCTCGGAAGAGATGGCGGCGGGTAATCAGGTTGTGACGAACTCCATGCAGCGACTTGCCACTATGTCGGATGAAATTAGTGAATCCATCTCAGGTGTGGTAGAGACAGTGGATGAACAATTGAATTCGATTGCACGCATTAATGAAAACGTGGAGCAATTGAAAAAAATGGCGGATGAGCTAACGCAAAATGTGAGCCGCTTCGTCATTTAA
- a CDS encoding ABC transporter ATP-binding protein has product MDKRENLIEVRNLKKFFSIGDNTLKAVNDISFEIKRGETLGVVGESGCGKSTAGRTILRLYDATEGDVLFEGKSIMNLNQQEMKAMRRNMQMIFQDPYASLNPRMTVGDIIGEALDIHGLATGQKRKERIQELLSLVSLNPEHMNRFPHEFSGGQRQRIGIARALAVEPKFIVCDEPISALDVSVQAQVVNLLEQLQEKMGLTYMFIAHDLSMVKYISDRVAVMYLGKMVELAESDALYEKPLHPYTQALLSAIPIPDPEVERNRERIVLQGDVPSPMNPPSGCHFRTRCPKAMPECAASVPVWKEVEPGHFAACHLYN; this is encoded by the coding sequence GTGGATAAACGTGAAAATTTGATTGAAGTACGTAATCTGAAAAAGTTCTTTTCGATTGGCGATAATACTCTGAAAGCTGTGAATGATATCTCGTTTGAGATCAAACGCGGAGAAACATTGGGCGTAGTAGGAGAGTCAGGCTGTGGAAAGTCCACTGCCGGTCGTACCATCTTGAGACTGTATGATGCGACTGAAGGGGACGTCCTGTTTGAAGGAAAGAGCATTATGAATTTGAACCAACAGGAAATGAAGGCGATGCGCCGCAACATGCAAATGATTTTCCAAGACCCTTACGCATCCTTGAATCCGCGTATGACAGTCGGGGATATTATTGGCGAGGCGCTGGATATTCATGGCCTGGCTACTGGTCAAAAGCGCAAAGAGCGCATCCAGGAGCTTCTTTCCTTGGTGAGCTTGAATCCTGAGCATATGAACCGTTTCCCACACGAGTTTTCAGGCGGTCAGCGCCAACGTATCGGAATTGCCCGTGCATTGGCTGTAGAGCCAAAATTCATCGTGTGTGACGAGCCGATCTCTGCTTTGGACGTATCCGTACAAGCACAGGTTGTAAACTTGCTCGAACAGCTGCAAGAAAAAATGGGCTTGACCTACATGTTCATTGCCCATGACTTGTCCATGGTAAAATACATTTCCGACCGTGTAGCGGTTATGTACCTGGGTAAAATGGTTGAGCTGGCAGAAAGTGATGCTTTGTATGAAAAGCCGCTCCATCCGTATACGCAAGCGCTGTTGTCTGCGATTCCGATTCCAGACCCAGAAGTTGAGCGTAATCGTGAGCGCATTGTATTGCAAGGCGATGTACCTAGCCCAATGAACCCACCAAGCGGTTGCCATTTCCGTACCCGTTGCCCGAAAGCAATGCCGGAGTGCGCTGCATCCGTACCTGTATGGAAAGAAGTAGAGCCAGGACATTTCGCAGCTTGTCATTTGTATAACTAA
- a CDS encoding ABC transporter ATP-binding protein: protein MERILDVKDLHVSFHTYAGEVKAVRGVNFHVNRGEAVAIVGESGCGKSVTAQTLMKLIPMPPGEIKKGQILFNGEDIVKKSKKEMESIRGKDIGMIFQDPMTSLNPTMTIGSQITEGLIKHQNMSKAAARDRAIELLTMVGIPQPEKRVEQYPHEFSGGMRQRAMIAISLACSPKLLIADEPTTALDVTIQAQILDLMKELQKKTGTSIILITHDLGVVAEMCDRVIVMYAGKVIETGTVDDIFYNPQHPYTKGLLRSVPRLDLNRDEPLTPIFGTPPDLLRPPVGCGFTARCESAMRVCQEIDPELNDISTTQRAACWLQHPLAQNRA, encoded by the coding sequence ATGGAACGCATTCTTGATGTAAAAGACCTGCATGTATCCTTCCATACGTATGCAGGTGAAGTAAAAGCAGTCCGCGGTGTGAATTTTCACGTCAACCGCGGAGAGGCTGTAGCGATTGTAGGGGAGTCCGGTTGCGGTAAATCCGTAACCGCTCAAACCCTCATGAAGCTGATTCCTATGCCTCCGGGTGAAATCAAGAAAGGGCAAATCCTCTTCAATGGCGAGGATATCGTCAAGAAGTCGAAAAAAGAGATGGAATCAATCCGCGGTAAAGATATCGGGATGATCTTCCAAGATCCAATGACTTCCTTGAACCCAACAATGACCATCGGTAGCCAAATTACCGAGGGCTTGATCAAACACCAAAACATGTCGAAAGCCGCAGCGCGTGATCGTGCTATTGAGCTGTTGACCATGGTTGGTATTCCGCAACCTGAGAAACGTGTGGAGCAATATCCACACGAGTTCTCTGGCGGTATGCGTCAACGTGCAATGATCGCCATCTCTCTCGCCTGTTCGCCGAAGCTGTTGATCGCGGATGAACCGACGACAGCTTTGGACGTAACGATTCAGGCGCAAATTTTGGACCTGATGAAAGAGTTGCAAAAGAAAACAGGCACTTCCATTATCTTGATCACGCATGACCTTGGTGTTGTTGCTGAGATGTGTGACCGCGTAATCGTTATGTACGCAGGAAAAGTGATCGAGACAGGAACGGTTGACGATATTTTCTACAATCCGCAACACCCTTACACCAAAGGCTTGCTTCGCTCGGTACCACGTCTTGACTTGAACCGTGACGAGCCACTGACACCGATTTTTGGTACACCGCCAGACCTTCTTCGTCCGCCAGTTGGCTGTGGATTCACTGCGCGTTGCGAATCTGCGATGCGTGTGTGCCAAGAGATCGATCCTGAGCTGAACGACATCAGCACGACTCAGCGAGCAGCTTGTTGGCTTCAGCATCCGCTTGCTCAGAACCGTGCGTAG
- a CDS encoding ABC transporter permease: MQNLTKEHFEPISVDLRQAEAIKRPSLSFWSDVWRRLKMNKIAMISMIFIAALIVCAIVVPWLTPQDYFTTDLAGKNKKPSAEHWFGTDDLGRDVFERIWYGARISLQVGLAAAFIDLIIGVIWGGIAGFYGGRVDEMMMRFADILFAIPYLLVVILLMVVLEPGVGTIILALTITGWIGMARIVRGQILQLKNQEFVLAARSLGADANRLIFKHLIPNALGPIIVTLSLTVPSAIFAESFLTFIGLGVSAPIASWGTMSNEGLPAMKYYPWRLTFPAIFISVTILAFNLFGDGLRDAVDPRLRK; this comes from the coding sequence GTGCAAAACTTGACTAAAGAACATTTCGAGCCAATTTCCGTTGACCTACGTCAAGCTGAAGCAATTAAGCGCCCAAGTCTCTCTTTTTGGTCTGACGTTTGGCGTCGTTTGAAAATGAATAAAATCGCAATGATTTCGATGATTTTCATTGCTGCCTTGATTGTATGTGCCATTGTGGTCCCATGGCTAACTCCACAAGATTATTTTACGACGGATCTGGCTGGCAAGAACAAAAAGCCGTCTGCTGAACACTGGTTTGGCACAGATGATCTAGGTCGTGACGTATTTGAGCGTATTTGGTACGGTGCACGTATCTCTCTGCAAGTAGGTCTTGCAGCAGCGTTCATTGACCTGATCATTGGTGTGATCTGGGGCGGTATCGCAGGTTTCTATGGCGGTAGAGTAGATGAAATGATGATGCGTTTCGCAGATATCTTGTTTGCGATTCCTTACCTGCTGGTTGTTATTTTGTTGATGGTTGTTTTAGAGCCTGGTGTTGGAACGATTATTCTTGCCTTGACGATAACGGGATGGATCGGTATGGCCCGGATTGTGCGTGGTCAGATTCTTCAATTGAAAAACCAAGAGTTTGTACTGGCAGCGCGCTCCCTTGGTGCTGACGCCAACCGTCTGATCTTCAAACACTTGATTCCTAATGCTTTGGGTCCAATCATCGTAACGTTGAGCTTGACTGTACCTTCCGCGATTTTCGCAGAATCTTTCTTGACCTTTATCGGGTTAGGGGTTTCGGCACCGATTGCATCGTGGGGAACGATGTCTAACGAGGGATTGCCGGCCATGAAGTACTATCCATGGCGTTTGACATTCCCGGCAATCTTTATTTCCGTGACCATCTTGGCATTTAACTTGTTCGGTGACGGTCTGCGCGATGCAGTAGACCCACGCCTGCGTAAATAG
- a CDS encoding ABC transporter permease has translation MIRYLGKRIIFMLISLFLIVTATFFIMKAVPGGPFTSEKQVPPEIKAALEAKYKLNLPLHEQYFEYLKGVVTWELGPSFTEKSSTVNDMINRGFPVSAHLGAQALLLAIFGGITLGVIAALNHNKWQDYSAMVIAVLGLSVPSFILASFYQYIFAINLGWFPIAKWEGFEYTILPSLALAASPMAFIARLTRSNMIEVMGQDYIKTAKAKGLHTFTITVKHAIRNALLPVVTYLGPLIAGILTGAFVIERIFGVPGLGREFVLSITNRDYTVIMGTTVFYSIILVVMILIVDIAYTLVDPRIKLSDAGKE, from the coding sequence TTGATCCGTTATCTCGGTAAGCGCATCATTTTTATGCTCATCTCGCTCTTCTTAATTGTAACGGCCACCTTCTTCATCATGAAAGCAGTACCAGGTGGTCCATTTACATCCGAGAAGCAGGTCCCGCCGGAAATTAAGGCAGCACTAGAGGCAAAGTACAAGCTGAACCTGCCGTTGCACGAACAATACTTTGAATATTTGAAAGGTGTAGTAACGTGGGAACTCGGTCCATCGTTCACGGAGAAATCTTCAACTGTTAACGACATGATTAATCGTGGTTTCCCAGTTTCTGCTCACTTGGGAGCACAAGCTTTATTGCTCGCTATCTTTGGTGGAATTACGTTAGGGGTTATCGCAGCACTAAACCATAATAAATGGCAAGACTATTCTGCAATGGTCATCGCCGTTTTGGGATTATCGGTACCAAGCTTTATTTTGGCGTCCTTTTACCAATACATTTTCGCTATTAATTTGGGCTGGTTTCCAATCGCGAAATGGGAAGGATTCGAATACACCATCCTTCCATCATTGGCACTCGCCGCATCACCGATGGCATTTATCGCGCGTTTGACGCGTTCCAATATGATTGAAGTTATGGGTCAAGATTACATCAAAACAGCAAAAGCAAAAGGGTTGCACACTTTTACCATTACTGTAAAACACGCTATCCGTAATGCGCTCTTGCCAGTTGTTACCTACCTGGGTCCACTGATTGCCGGTATTTTGACAGGTGCATTCGTTATTGAACGTATTTTCGGTGTTCCTGGTCTTGGTCGCGAATTCGTTTTGTCCATTACAAACCGCGACTATACGGTAATCATGGGTACGACCGTGTTCTACTCCATTATCCTGGTTGTGATGATTCTGATTGTTGACATCGCATACACCTTGGTAGACCCACGGATCAAACTTTCGGACGCAGGAAAGGAGTAA